A single window of Selenomonas sputigena DNA harbors:
- a CDS encoding DUF805 domain-containing protein: MAKTGKAAEDTESILERLRRESFSSEAALEEMLLPSEKAKEPPTDDSDGSEDIDELDRLDGRTDTNSLDTTEISAERQTQAEKDGIEERTPPSGEARPRQSAAELLQELLADEEKRSEMAAELEEDVKPPPRGGFLQGLFEKWLSPEGRMGQKLFVLHLIGSLLAAAGLAALVTGVTAAVLSWLGAGRPMPSENISLAAAFAAILLISVPLALLLIVFLRAAMRRWHDLGYGDTAWLIAVIYPLIILALAEEGRILLLFLDLPPLLGVAPDHLLLKSALPYGGAALALLILLHVYLIFAEGEFSSNASGSPESAADLHPHIAERPKEDYPFFLRMLQLKGRMNRKRFLLRLLFLLFFVSLLVFVVLETAERLPQPLGNLVALYGTSVSCALAAILPIGIVTQRLHDIGRSGWLAGMPLVLTLAFIGCLAFFGGDPRILAREPFGLEIIAAAFALEIYEVFLLAALVFVKGSVTVNDYGESTLERQ, encoded by the coding sequence ATGGCAAAAACAGGCAAGGCAGCAGAAGACACGGAAAGCATCCTGGAACGCCTGAGACGCGAGAGCTTTTCGAGTGAAGCGGCGCTCGAAGAAATGCTGCTCCCTTCGGAAAAAGCGAAAGAACCACCGACAGACGACAGCGATGGCTCTGAGGATATAGACGAGCTGGACAGACTAGACGGGCGAACCGACACGAACAGCCTTGACACGACAGAGATATCGGCAGAAAGACAGACACAGGCAGAAAAAGACGGCATCGAGGAAAGAACACCGCCGAGCGGCGAAGCGCGGCCGCGCCAAAGTGCCGCCGAACTCTTGCAGGAATTGCTCGCAGACGAGGAAAAGCGCAGCGAGATGGCAGCCGAATTGGAAGAAGATGTGAAGCCGCCGCCGCGCGGCGGCTTCCTGCAGGGGCTTTTCGAAAAATGGCTCTCGCCCGAAGGCCGCATGGGGCAAAAGCTCTTCGTCCTGCACCTCATCGGCAGTCTGCTCGCGGCGGCAGGCCTCGCCGCGCTCGTCACGGGTGTGACGGCTGCCGTCCTCTCATGGCTCGGCGCAGGCCGCCCCATGCCGTCGGAAAACATCTCGCTCGCGGCCGCTTTCGCCGCCATCCTCCTCATCAGCGTGCCTCTTGCACTTCTGCTGATCGTATTCTTGCGCGCGGCCATGCGGCGCTGGCATGACCTCGGCTACGGCGATACAGCATGGCTCATCGCCGTCATCTACCCGCTCATTATCCTCGCGCTCGCCGAAGAGGGTCGTATACTGCTCCTCTTCCTCGATCTGCCGCCGCTTTTAGGCGTCGCTCCCGATCATCTGCTGCTCAAGAGCGCCCTGCCCTATGGGGGCGCGGCACTCGCCCTGCTCATCCTCCTGCACGTCTATCTGATCTTTGCCGAAGGAGAGTTTTCGAGCAATGCTTCCGGCTCACCCGAGAGCGCCGCTGATTTGCACCCCCATATCGCGGAGCGCCCCAAGGAGGACTATCCGTTCTTCCTGCGCATGCTCCAACTCAAGGGGCGCATGAACCGCAAGCGCTTCTTACTGCGCCTGCTCTTCCTCCTCTTCTTCGTCTCGCTGCTCGTCTTCGTCGTGCTGGAAACGGCGGAGCGCCTGCCGCAGCCTCTCGGCAATCTCGTCGCTCTCTACGGCACATCGGTCTCCTGCGCCCTCGCTGCCATCCTGCCCATCGGCATCGTCACACAGCGTCTGCACGACATCGGCAGAAGCGGCTGGCTCGCAGGCATGCCGCTCGTGCTCACGCTCGCTTTCATCGGCTGCCTCGCATTCTTCGGCGGCGACCCTCGCATCCTCGCACGCGAACCGTTCGGTCTCGAAATCATCGCCGCCGCCTTCGCCCTCGAAATCTACGAAGTCTTCCTGCTCGCCGCCCTCGTCTTCGTCAAAGGCTCCGTGACCGTCAACGATTATGGCGAATCGACGCTGGAGCGGCAGTAG
- a CDS encoding TSUP family transporter, with product MGLEMLLFICIMGFFSAFIDAVVGGGGLISIPALMMTGLPLLEVLGTNKAAAVMGACTSFISFIKSGKVDMKLIRLLFPITLLGSAVGVLVVRQVPPDFLRPLVVVMLALVLLYSIFRRDWGRENKYRGMTRRVLLLSAVVAFTFGFYDGFFGPGTGSFMLFAFLLVGFDFLGAAANARALNFASNLAAVVLFAYFGLVDFTYAIPMGISMIVGAWCGARLAIKKGSSYVRPLFIAVTTVLIGKQLFDLFDK from the coding sequence ATGGGCTTGGAAATGCTGCTCTTCATCTGCATCATGGGCTTCTTTTCAGCGTTCATCGACGCTGTCGTCGGCGGCGGCGGGCTGATCTCTATCCCTGCGCTGATGATGACGGGGCTGCCGCTCCTAGAGGTGCTCGGCACGAACAAGGCGGCTGCCGTCATGGGCGCGTGCACGAGCTTCATCTCCTTCATCAAGAGCGGAAAGGTCGATATGAAGCTCATCCGCCTGCTCTTTCCCATCACGCTCCTCGGCTCCGCCGTCGGCGTGCTCGTCGTGCGGCAGGTGCCGCCCGACTTCCTGCGCCCTCTCGTCGTCGTCATGCTCGCACTCGTGCTCCTCTACAGCATATTCCGCCGCGACTGGGGACGCGAGAACAAGTACCGTGGCATGACACGCCGCGTTCTCCTGCTCTCCGCCGTCGTCGCCTTCACCTTCGGCTTCTACGACGGCTTCTTCGGACCGGGTACAGGCTCCTTCATGCTCTTCGCCTTCCTGCTCGTGGGCTTCGACTTTCTCGGCGCGGCGGCAAACGCGCGCGCACTGAATTTTGCGAGCAACCTCGCCGCCGTCGTGCTCTTCGCCTACTTCGGTCTCGTCGATTTCACCTACGCCATCCCCATGGGCATATCCATGATCGTCGGCGCCTGGTGCGGCGCGCGCCTCGCCATCAAGAAGGGAAGCTCCTATGTACGGCCGCTCTTCATCGCCGTGACGACCGTGCTCATCGGCAAGCAGCTCTTCGACCTTTTTGACAAATAA
- a CDS encoding ATP-binding protein codes for MIIRKLYLDRLLAFVRQPIIKVITGMRRAGKSTLLTMLAERLLQDGVRQEQVIRMNFESMMFDDVHDYRQLYRRVQEEIGTQKQVYLLLDEVQQVEHWEKAINSLFVEGVADIYITGSNAKLLSSEISTLLAGRYVEIQMLPLSFREYMDFLPEGEKDRDAAFAQYLRYGGLPAIPGLPQQDETIELFLSGIYHTVLLKDVVERSAVRDPALLSHMLRFLADNIGNPVSSSRISGYLTSHGRKASTYTIDNYLHTLESAFIFYRAPRYDIKGKLYLKTQEKYYIVDNGIRNALLGFRDGDYGHILENIVYLELLRRGYTVGVGKIGRMEVDFVAQRTDRKQYFQVAATALEEVTRERELRALAAIPDQYEKTLLTMDKSYIKDFNGIRNVNILDFLLDDL; via the coding sequence ATGATTATTCGTAAGCTATACTTAGATCGATTGCTCGCATTTGTGCGCCAACCCATCATCAAGGTGATCACAGGCATGAGGCGCGCGGGAAAATCCACGTTGCTCACCATGCTGGCGGAGCGGCTATTGCAGGATGGTGTGCGTCAAGAGCAAGTGATTCGCATGAATTTCGAGTCCATGATGTTTGATGACGTTCACGATTATCGGCAACTTTATCGACGGGTGCAGGAAGAAATCGGTACACAGAAGCAGGTGTATTTGCTGCTCGATGAAGTGCAGCAGGTAGAGCATTGGGAAAAGGCGATCAATTCGCTTTTTGTCGAGGGCGTCGCCGATATTTACATCACGGGGTCGAACGCGAAGTTGCTCTCTTCGGAAATATCTACGCTTCTAGCGGGACGCTATGTGGAGATTCAGATGCTGCCGCTGTCCTTTCGCGAGTACATGGATTTCCTGCCCGAGGGCGAAAAGGATCGGGACGCTGCTTTCGCGCAGTACCTGCGCTACGGCGGCTTGCCTGCGATTCCCGGGCTGCCGCAGCAGGATGAGACGATCGAACTCTTTTTGTCGGGGATTTATCATACGGTCTTGTTGAAAGACGTCGTGGAAAGGAGTGCTGTGCGCGACCCGGCGCTCCTTTCGCATATGCTTCGTTTTCTCGCGGACAATATCGGCAATCCCGTTTCGAGCAGTCGCATCAGCGGTTATCTGACGAGCCATGGAAGGAAGGCCAGCACATATACCATCGACAATTATCTGCACACCTTGGAGAGTGCGTTCATCTTTTATCGTGCGCCGCGTTATGACATCAAGGGAAAGCTGTATTTGAAGACGCAGGAGAAATATTATATCGTCGACAACGGCATCCGCAACGCTTTGCTGGGCTTTCGCGACGGCGATTACGGGCACATTTTGGAGAACATTGTCTATTTGGAACTTCTGCGGCGCGGTTATACGGTCGGCGTCGGCAAGATCGGGCGGATGGAGGTGGATTTCGTGGCGCAGCGCACCGATCGCAAGCAGTATTTCCAAGTGGCTGCCACGGCGCTGGAAGAAGTGACGCGAGAGCGCGAACTGCGTGCCCTTGCCGCGATTCCCGATCAGTACGAGAAGACGCTTCTGACGATGGACAAGTCGTACATCAAGGATTTCAATGGAATCCGCAATGTGAATATTCTTGATTTTCTATTGGATGATTTATGA
- the recA gene encoding recombinase RecA, whose amino-acid sequence MDREEALANALKHIEKEFGKGSIMRLGEASANMNVETIPTGILPLDVALGVGGLPRGRIVEVYGPESSGKTTVTLHMIAEAQKNGGIAAFIDAEHALDPVYAKKLGVNIDELLISQPDTGEQALDIVDALVRSGAIDIIVVDSVAALVPKAEIDGDMGDQVVGMHARLMSRAMRKLTGFISKSRTVAVFINQIREKVGVMFGSPETTTGGRALKFYSTVRLDVRKTDKIMQGQEMIGNRTKVRVVKNKVAPPFKTAEFDIMYGEGVSRVGTVLDIATDFDIIEKSGSWYSYDGSRLGQGKENAKKALKEKPELAAEIEEKVRAKLMEQATAAKDGEVERVPDDENERETAGKQSEAAADED is encoded by the coding sequence ATGGATAGAGAAGAAGCTTTGGCAAATGCCTTAAAGCATATAGAGAAAGAATTTGGCAAAGGATCGATCATGCGCCTTGGCGAGGCGTCGGCAAACATGAACGTGGAGACGATTCCGACGGGCATTCTGCCGCTCGACGTCGCGCTCGGTGTCGGCGGTCTGCCGCGCGGGCGCATCGTCGAGGTTTATGGCCCTGAAAGCTCGGGCAAGACGACGGTCACCTTGCACATGATCGCTGAGGCGCAGAAGAATGGCGGCATCGCGGCATTCATCGACGCCGAGCACGCGCTCGATCCCGTCTATGCGAAGAAGCTCGGCGTCAATATCGACGAGCTTTTGATTTCGCAGCCCGATACGGGCGAGCAGGCGCTTGACATTGTTGACGCTCTCGTGCGCAGCGGCGCGATCGACATCATCGTCGTTGACTCCGTGGCGGCACTCGTGCCGAAGGCGGAAATCGACGGCGATATGGGCGATCAGGTCGTCGGCATGCACGCGCGTCTCATGAGCCGCGCCATGCGAAAGCTCACGGGATTCATCAGCAAGTCGCGCACGGTCGCCGTCTTCATCAACCAGATTCGTGAGAAGGTCGGTGTCATGTTCGGCAGCCCCGAGACGACGACGGGTGGCCGCGCCCTGAAGTTTTATTCGACCGTGCGCCTCGACGTGCGTAAGACGGACAAGATCATGCAGGGGCAGGAGATGATCGGCAACCGCACGAAAGTCCGGGTCGTCAAGAACAAGGTTGCGCCTCCTTTCAAGACGGCAGAGTTCGACATCATGTATGGTGAGGGCGTCTCGCGCGTCGGCACGGTGCTCGACATCGCGACAGACTTTGACATCATCGAAAAGAGCGGCTCGTGGTATTCCTACGACGGTTCGCGCCTCGGCCAGGGCAAGGAAAATGCGAAGAAGGCTCTGAAAGAAAAGCCCGAGCTGGCCGCTGAGATCGAGGAGAAGGTGCGTGCCAAGCTCATGGAGCAGGCGACGGCAGCAAAAGATGGGGAGGTAGAGCGTGTCCCCGATGACGAGAATGAGCGAGAAACCGCAGGAAAACAGTCGGAAGCGGCAGCGGACGAAGATTGA
- a CDS encoding Fic family protein, whose product MGSLEKKIELFCEVFPKLSDFEKEDWEENFLVEFTHDSTSIEGNTLTLIETKMILADKIVPTETTLRELDEVRGHAEAWQFVKDCVKRHVPLTEGIIKDIHERVVPARGVGGIYRNIPVYIRGARHVPPNPRKVWEAMKDFAYRMEHDDFADPLEKAAWLHAEFVRIHPFQDGNGRTARLLMNYHLLAQGFPPTSIKLKNRGAYFAALEEYSVGGRLTSFLQLLQQNMERELEAFFTMYSLHMDVPELQRRKPELAALAMSYREQETAKS is encoded by the coding sequence ATGGGAAGTTTGGAGAAGAAGATCGAGCTTTTTTGCGAGGTCTTTCCCAAACTCAGCGACTTTGAGAAGGAGGATTGGGAAGAAAATTTTCTCGTGGAATTTACGCACGATTCGACCTCCATCGAGGGAAACACCCTGACATTGATTGAAACGAAGATGATTCTTGCCGACAAGATTGTTCCGACGGAAACGACACTGCGCGAATTGGATGAAGTGCGCGGCCACGCAGAAGCGTGGCAGTTTGTCAAGGATTGCGTGAAGCGGCACGTTCCTTTGACGGAAGGCATCATCAAGGATATTCATGAAAGAGTCGTTCCCGCGCGGGGCGTCGGCGGCATTTATCGCAATATTCCCGTGTATATCCGCGGTGCGCGTCATGTGCCGCCGAATCCGCGCAAGGTGTGGGAGGCGATGAAGGATTTCGCCTATCGCATGGAGCATGACGATTTTGCCGATCCGCTCGAAAAGGCGGCATGGCTTCATGCGGAGTTTGTCAGGATTCATCCGTTTCAAGATGGAAATGGGCGGACGGCGCGCCTTCTTATGAACTATCATTTACTGGCGCAGGGTTTTCCGCCGACTTCCATCAAGTTGAAGAATCGAGGCGCGTATTTCGCTGCTTTGGAAGAGTACTCCGTGGGCGGGCGTCTTACGTCGTTCTTGCAGTTGCTGCAGCAGAATATGGAGAGGGAATTGGAGGCGTTCTTCACGATGTATTCCCTGCACATGGATGTGCCGGAGTTGCAGAGGAGGAAGCCGGAACTTGCGGCTTTGGCGATGTCCTATAGAGAACAGGAGACTGCGAAGTCTTGA
- the rnhA gene encoding ribonuclease HI, whose amino-acid sequence MAQKFYAVRAGRATGIFLTWEDCRAQVEGFRGARYKSFPTEEEARAWLTAAQPLSALFEEEGAAPTRRAPVRKKSAARGGAANEAADDASLCHVYTDGSCLRNPNGPGGWAVCIVRPGEEMETLSGGNPSTTNNRMEMTAAIEALRHLPKREPIVLSTDSQYLKNGITKWIFSWKRRGWKKADGTPVLNQELWQKLDGLIAGRSIIFRWVKGHAGHKYNEICDMLAKREAQAFL is encoded by the coding sequence ATGGCTCAAAAATTTTATGCCGTGCGTGCGGGACGTGCAACGGGAATCTTTCTTACATGGGAGGACTGCCGCGCGCAGGTGGAAGGCTTTCGCGGCGCACGATACAAGAGCTTTCCGACGGAGGAGGAAGCCCGTGCCTGGCTTACGGCGGCGCAGCCTTTATCGGCGCTCTTCGAGGAAGAGGGAGCCGCGCCGACGCGCCGTGCGCCTGTGCGCAAAAAAAGCGCCGCAAGGGGCGGCGCAGCGAATGAAGCGGCGGACGATGCATCTCTCTGCCATGTCTATACGGACGGCTCGTGCCTTCGGAATCCGAACGGACCGGGCGGCTGGGCGGTCTGTATCGTGCGCCCGGGCGAGGAGATGGAGACGCTTTCAGGCGGCAATCCTTCGACGACGAACAACCGCATGGAGATGACGGCGGCAATCGAGGCGCTGCGTCATCTGCCCAAGCGAGAGCCGATCGTGCTGTCGACGGACAGCCAGTATCTGAAGAACGGCATCACGAAGTGGATCTTCAGTTGGAAGCGGCGCGGCTGGAAGAAAGCGGATGGGACTCCCGTCCTCAATCAGGAGCTTTGGCAGAAACTCGATGGCCTGATTGCCGGGCGAAGCATCATTTTCCGCTGGGTCAAGGGTCATGCGGGGCATAAGTACAATGAGATCTGCGACATGTTGGCAAAAAGAGAAGCACAAGCCTTTTTATGA
- a CDS encoding ketopantoate reductase family protein: MKFAMFGAGGTGGVLGGYLALAGHDVTLIARGRHLEALQKDGLTIESAHRGTLHIKNVKAQTAEAYDETPDVLFVCCKYYALPDAIAFAKRAAGPDTLIIPILNVFGTGEVMQKDLPGLTVLDGCIYIFGNLKAPGVLEQPQKILRVIFGFRPDQDKRLEAKAKALEKLLQDADIRGHYSFDIRRDALTKFGFVSPMGAAGLYHDATSEAFQKEGAVRDTYLGLIREVEALGKAMGIVFEKDLVATGIAFIDAFEPGLKTSMQRDVEKGGLSEFDGLVNRIVALGERYHVPVPLYKKISDWGKAKGIK, translated from the coding sequence ATGAAATTTGCGATGTTCGGCGCGGGTGGCACGGGCGGGGTGCTCGGCGGCTATCTCGCGCTCGCGGGGCATGATGTGACGCTGATTGCACGCGGCAGACACTTGGAGGCTCTTCAGAAGGACGGTCTGACGATCGAGTCGGCGCACCGAGGCACGCTCCATATCAAGAACGTGAAGGCGCAGACGGCGGAGGCTTACGATGAAACGCCCGATGTGCTCTTCGTCTGCTGCAAGTACTACGCGCTTCCCGACGCCATCGCGTTCGCGAAGCGTGCGGCAGGCCCCGATACGCTCATCATTCCGATCTTGAACGTCTTCGGCACGGGCGAGGTCATGCAGAAGGATTTGCCGGGGTTGACCGTGCTCGACGGCTGCATCTACATCTTCGGAAATCTCAAGGCGCCGGGCGTATTGGAGCAGCCGCAGAAGATCCTGCGCGTGATCTTCGGCTTCCGTCCCGATCAGGATAAACGCTTGGAGGCGAAGGCAAAGGCGCTCGAAAAGCTCCTGCAGGATGCTGACATCCGCGGACACTACAGCTTCGACATCCGCCGCGATGCGCTGACGAAGTTCGGCTTTGTCTCGCCGATGGGCGCGGCAGGGCTTTATCACGATGCGACGAGCGAGGCGTTTCAGAAGGAGGGCGCGGTGCGCGACACATATCTCGGCCTGATTCGTGAGGTCGAGGCGCTCGGCAAGGCGATGGGGATTGTCTTCGAGAAAGACCTCGTGGCGACGGGCATCGCCTTCATCGATGCGTTCGAGCCAGGACTCAAGACGAGCATGCAGCGCGATGTGGAAAAGGGCGGACTTTCCGAGTTCGACGGACTCGTGAACCGCATCGTTGCTCTCGGCGAGCGCTATCATGTGCCCGTGCCGCTCTACAAGAAGATCAGCGACTGGGGCAAGGCGAAGGGCATCAAATGA
- a CDS encoding exopolyphosphatase — MIHAIIDIGSNTVRMAVYQIKDSAVEQIMKKKDTTVGLASFMHDNVLEERGIKRLVYALEDFQKFLAALHIENVSIFTTGALRNAANSREAIAEIKTRTGLDIYVIRGEEEAELDFIGATHDLAAEEGLLFDIGGASTEMVHYKAQKIVRKTSLPVGSLYLHTKFTKELLPSREEVAKMRTDAARILDSAADFTGLQGLPACGIGGTFKGAAALSAALFSASDGRTITRAAIDALLARFLRDRHLTEDDAVHLMRTVPDRMHTLLPGLVIAGLLTERFALSFIAYSDSGVREGYIYDRILKESSRRTI; from the coding sequence ATGATACACGCAATCATCGACATCGGCTCCAACACCGTGCGCATGGCGGTCTACCAAATCAAGGACAGCGCCGTGGAGCAAATCATGAAGAAAAAGGACACGACGGTGGGACTCGCCTCATTTATGCACGACAACGTGCTCGAAGAGCGCGGCATCAAGCGGCTCGTCTACGCGCTCGAAGATTTCCAAAAGTTCCTTGCGGCGCTGCACATCGAGAACGTCTCGATTTTCACAACGGGCGCTCTGAGGAACGCCGCGAACAGCCGCGAGGCAATCGCGGAAATCAAAACACGCACAGGACTGGATATTTATGTAATACGCGGCGAAGAAGAAGCGGAGCTTGACTTCATCGGCGCGACGCACGACCTTGCCGCTGAAGAAGGACTGCTCTTCGACATCGGCGGCGCAAGCACGGAGATGGTTCACTACAAGGCGCAAAAAATCGTGCGCAAGACGAGCCTTCCCGTCGGCTCTCTCTACCTGCACACGAAATTCACGAAAGAGCTCCTGCCGTCTCGCGAGGAAGTCGCGAAGATGCGCACGGACGCCGCACGCATCCTCGATTCCGCCGCAGATTTCACAGGACTCCAGGGGCTTCCCGCCTGCGGCATCGGCGGCACTTTCAAGGGCGCAGCGGCGCTCTCTGCCGCTCTCTTTTCTGCCTCGGACGGCCGGACGATCACACGCGCGGCAATCGATGCGCTGCTCGCGCGCTTCCTGCGCGATCGCCATCTCACAGAAGATGACGCCGTGCATCTCATGCGCACCGTTCCCGACCGCATGCACACGCTCCTGCCCGGCCTCGTCATCGCCGGCCTTCTCACCGAACGCTTCGCACTTTCTTTCATCGCCTACAGCGACTCGGGCGTGCGCGAAGGCTACATCTACGACCGCATTTTGAAGGAATCAAGCAGGAGAACGATATGA
- the uvrC gene encoding excinuclease ABC subunit UvrC: MTEIVEEKLKLLPDSPGVYIMKDAKGRIIYVGKAVVLKNRVRQYFQSGKHQAPKVRAMVAKIADFETILTHSEVEALILECNLIKKHRPRYNISLKDDKSYPYLKVTLADEYPRVVVTRRVTKDGSRYFGPYTSAGAMHESVKLLKRLFPLRTCKNMKVERPCLEYHIKRCLAPCCEPVDKEEYGAMIREVCLFLEGRTEQMEKELSRRMTEAAEDYDFERAARLRDQLAAVRKVAEKQNIVTGSGDQDAIGMARSGLGAVVMVFLIRAGKMVGREHFLLSGSEEETDEALLTAFLKQYYHRAAFVPREILLPFPIEETKLLEGWLAERKGAKVALAVPQRGTKHDVVEMARSNAEKYIADEAARIEQANDQTLGAVRELGRYLGLKEEPMRMECFDISHNQGSETVASMVVFEGGLPKKSDYRRFKIRSAEGKPDDFLSMREVTERRYTKLAEDEMPDLIIIDGGKGQLSSALEIIRGAGHLDVPVVGLAKQFEYIFTEGSSDPVILPRRSQALYLIERIRDEAHRFAITYHRKLRGKRNLVSVLDHIAGIGPKRRKALWNHFGTIAKIKAASVEELAAVDGMTLPAAEAVKNFFLAQEKMLAGEE, encoded by the coding sequence GTGACGGAAATCGTGGAAGAGAAGCTCAAGCTGCTGCCGGATTCGCCCGGCGTTTACATCATGAAGGACGCGAAGGGGCGCATCATCTACGTCGGCAAGGCCGTCGTCCTCAAGAACCGCGTGCGGCAGTACTTCCAGAGCGGCAAGCACCAAGCGCCGAAGGTGCGAGCTATGGTCGCGAAGATTGCCGACTTCGAGACGATTCTCACACATTCGGAGGTCGAGGCGCTGATCTTGGAATGCAACCTCATCAAGAAGCACCGCCCGCGCTACAACATCAGCCTCAAGGATGACAAGAGCTATCCGTACCTCAAGGTCACGCTGGCCGATGAGTATCCGCGCGTCGTGGTCACGCGGCGCGTCACGAAAGACGGCTCGCGCTACTTCGGCCCCTATACGTCGGCGGGCGCGATGCACGAGAGCGTGAAGCTCCTGAAGAGACTCTTCCCGCTGCGCACATGCAAGAACATGAAGGTCGAGCGTCCATGCTTGGAGTATCACATCAAGCGCTGTCTTGCGCCGTGCTGCGAGCCGGTCGACAAGGAGGAGTACGGCGCGATGATCCGCGAGGTCTGCCTGTTTCTCGAAGGGCGGACGGAGCAGATGGAGAAGGAGCTTTCGCGCCGCATGACGGAGGCGGCGGAGGACTACGACTTCGAGCGGGCGGCGCGTCTGCGCGATCAGCTCGCCGCCGTGCGCAAGGTGGCGGAGAAGCAGAACATCGTGACGGGCTCGGGCGACCAGGATGCCATCGGCATGGCGCGATCGGGGCTGGGCGCGGTCGTCATGGTCTTTCTCATACGCGCGGGCAAGATGGTCGGGCGCGAGCACTTCCTGCTCTCGGGCAGTGAGGAGGAGACGGACGAGGCGCTTCTTACGGCATTCTTGAAGCAGTACTACCATCGCGCGGCATTCGTACCGCGCGAGATCCTGCTGCCGTTTCCCATCGAGGAGACAAAACTTTTGGAGGGTTGGCTCGCTGAGCGTAAGGGGGCGAAGGTGGCGCTCGCCGTACCGCAGCGCGGCACGAAGCACGATGTCGTCGAAATGGCACGTTCCAACGCTGAAAAGTACATCGCGGACGAGGCGGCGCGCATCGAGCAGGCGAACGATCAGACGCTCGGCGCGGTTCGAGAGCTTGGACGCTATCTCGGACTCAAGGAAGAGCCGATGCGCATGGAGTGCTTCGACATCTCGCACAATCAAGGCTCGGAGACGGTCGCCTCGATGGTCGTCTTCGAGGGCGGCTTGCCGAAGAAGTCCGACTATCGGCGCTTCAAGATCCGAAGCGCCGAGGGAAAGCCCGACGATTTCCTCTCGATGCGCGAGGTGACGGAGCGTCGCTACACCAAGCTCGCGGAAGACGAAATGCCCGACCTCATCATCATCGACGGCGGCAAGGGACAGCTTTCGTCCGCGCTGGAGATCATTCGCGGCGCGGGGCATCTCGATGTACCCGTCGTCGGGCTTGCCAAGCAGTTCGAGTACATCTTCACCGAGGGCAGTTCCGATCCCGTGATCCTGCCGCGCCGCAGTCAGGCGCTCTACCTCATTGAGCGCATCCGCGACGAGGCGCACCGCTTCGCCATCACCTACCACCGCAAACTGCGCGGCAAGCGCAACCTCGTCTCCGTGCTCGACCATATCGCGGGCATCGGCCCCAAGCGGCGCAAGGCGCTCTGGAATCACTTCGGCACGATCGCGAAGATCAAGGCGGCGAGCGTCGAGGAGCTTGCCGCCGTCGACGGTATGACGCTTCCTGCAGCGGAGGCCGTGAAGAATTTCTTCCTCGCGCAGGAGAAGATGCTTGCGGGGGAGGAATAG
- a CDS encoding glycerate kinase, with the protein MKIIVAIDSFKGSLSSLTAGETAAQAAREVFPEAKVEVFPLADGGEGTVDALVEGLSGEVVHLAVTGPLEKPVESRFGFLPELHTAVIEMADAAGLPLVPEDERDPRRTTTYGLGELMLAAIDRGCRDFIIGIGGSATNDCGLGMLTALGARFFDAAGKVVGRTGGDVAAVRRIDLAGLHPALKECRIHVACDVTNPLYGPLGCSHVYGPQKGATPEIVEEMDAAIRAFAGLAERELGIEGAQVPGAGAAGGLGFAFHSFLKAELKPGITLVLDALGIEKALADADILLTGEGRMDRQTAMGKAPVGVAKLAKMKSPKLKAIALCGCALPDAEAVNEEGIDAYFPILHLPMTVAEAMEEETACRNLRQTVRQALLLYRAAQG; encoded by the coding sequence ATGAAAATCATCGTGGCGATTGATTCTTTCAAGGGAAGTCTTTCCTCTCTTACGGCAGGCGAGACGGCGGCGCAGGCGGCACGCGAGGTGTTTCCCGAGGCCAAGGTGGAGGTCTTTCCGCTGGCGGATGGCGGCGAGGGCACGGTCGATGCGCTTGTCGAGGGACTTTCAGGCGAGGTCGTGCATCTTGCCGTCACGGGTCCTTTGGAAAAGCCCGTCGAGAGCCGCTTCGGCTTCCTGCCCGAGTTGCATACGGCGGTCATCGAAATGGCAGATGCGGCAGGATTGCCGCTCGTGCCCGAAGACGAGCGCGATCCGCGCCGTACGACGACGTACGGACTCGGCGAACTCATGCTCGCCGCCATCGATCGCGGCTGCCGTGACTTCATCATCGGCATCGGCGGCAGTGCGACGAACGACTGCGGACTCGGCATGCTCACGGCGCTCGGCGCACGCTTTTTCGATGCGGCGGGAAAGGTTGTGGGAAGGACGGGCGGCGATGTTGCCGCCGTGCGGCGCATTGATCTTGCGGGGCTTCATCCTGCGCTCAAGGAGTGCCGCATCCACGTCGCCTGCGACGTGACGAATCCGCTCTATGGCCCCTTGGGCTGCTCGCATGTCTACGGTCCGCAGAAGGGGGCGACGCCTGAGATCGTCGAGGAAATGGATGCGGCGATCCGGGCTTTCGCCGGATTGGCGGAAAGGGAACTTGGCATCGAGGGTGCACAGGTGCCCGGCGCGGGAGCGGCGGGCGGGCTCGGCTTTGCTTTTCACTCGTTTCTCAAGGCGGAGTTGAAGCCCGGTATCACGCTCGTGCTCGACGCTCTGGGCATAGAGAAGGCGCTTGCGGACGCAGACATCCTCCTGACGGGAGAGGGGCGCATGGATCGGCAGACCGCGATGGGAAAAGCGCCGGTCGGCGTCGCCAAGCTCGCCAAGATGAAGAGTCCGAAACTCAAGGCGATTGCGCTGTGCGGCTGCGCCCTGCCTGATGCCGAGGCGGTGAACGAAGAAGGCATTGACGCCTACTTCCCGATTCTCCACCTGCCGATGACGGTCGCAGAAGCGATGGAGGAAGAAACGGCGTGCCGCAATCTCAGGCAGACCGTGCGGCAGGCGCTTCTGCTCTATCGGGCGGCGCAAGGATAG